The DNA segment ACCCGTCTTTGCCAACAGGCGAGTCTCTGGCTGGCCGTGTCCTTCCAGGACCCCTTTGCTGGCATTAATTGACAATACGTCAGGTAGAAAGAACGGCCGAGGTGACCAAATGGTTTCTGATCTTTTTTGGTTCATGTATCCCCTGCGATTTCATTCCAGGTAGTTACGCAACAGACATGGATGTTTCTTTTGCAGCTACCAATTAACAACAGTGCATTTAGTCAGTCACTAAGCAAATTGGCTCATTTCATTGCtggggaaattaatttcagaGTGTGTTTGCCCCATTAGTATTTGTAGGGAGTACAGCTCTTCCTTAAAGTGTATCTAAAGGGATTCAATTCTCCTTCCACCAATTTTGAAAAGTGCAAGTTAGTGGATTGAATATCAACACTGTTACTGGCTCTTACTACACGCAAAACCAATGGCCTctagtagtaaaaaaaataaatagcagattTCTGAAAGAGTAATCTGTATTGCAGTCATTTCCTTATCAACACCATCACAAAATAGAAGTGTATAAATTTAATATTCCTTGATTAAAAGTTGTGATAGtgtgattctttttaaaaatgtgtttcttttccacaGGGTTGATCTGCAAGGATGAAAAATGTCACCGACAGCTACCAGTCCGCTATGAAGTTGGTAAAAGGGTGAAATAATCACTTGTCACAGTAGCAGAGACTGCTGTAAGTGCctccaagaaaagcagaagtacaTCCTGCGGCTGAACAGGCCCCGGGGCTCGGAAGGGGAGCAGGTCTGCAGGCAGAGCTCACGCAGACACAacttctgctctttctgtttcCCACTTCTCTTCTTCTGGCGTTTAAGTTCATCCACTGAAATGGGTTACGCAGAGTGTACAGTCGGATGCTCAGAATACTGGTATTTGTCGCAGTAATTTATTTGTAGATCAACagaagtaacttctttttttaatacaaaacgATATTAGACTGCATGTGGTATAGCTGAACACATACTCATCCATGtcaagaaaaataacactgtTTAAGGTCAGGAAAAGTCTTAATTCTTTAAGTTAGATGCAACTTATATTagattctaattattttttttccaccccaaatcTTACAGTAAGAAATTAGGATAGAAACTCATCTGTGAACACCGGATGAAAAACTGTCCTTCTCATGGAATTTGGGGGacatttttattcctgctttacTCTGATAAAACTCACTCTGAAAAGAACTTGTTTTTTGCATAAGACGATGCAGGATGGATACAGGCTGTGGGCTGTAGAGTTTCTACTGTCCAAACCCTGCTTTTTGGAAGATAAATAAATTTACCAGCCTTAGCGGGTTGTACCGGGGAGGGTACAAACTGGGCAGGGACAGGATGGGAGTGAAGGAGATTCATATTCTGAATTGCAGTGGAGAATCTGCAGTAAAAGCTAAcaattttaagctgtttttttgTGCCTCCCTCCTGTGAAGGCAGAGTGCACCCACGGTGCTAGAGGAAGAGCTAACCCAGGCACCACAGAGAGGCGTGCATCCTCTCAACACCTGCGTGCTGCCAGGGGaaacccttcctttcttctcccaccaGGAAATGGGCCAAACCTCTACGTCTCCATAAAAAGAACTTCTCAATGACTTCATCTCTCCAGAGCCTCTTCCCCAGAGGAAAAGACCAAGCAACCCTGTAATCTTGTCGCTACTCCTTCTTTTCCCATGGGGTAATTGCAGGGAAGACAGATAAACTTAGCAGCAGTATCTCCTCACCTGCCAAAAGCACGGTCATGACAGAAAAACGGCAGAGCTGCCAGGGTGGCTGGTAGCATTTAATCTCGCAGCAAGCAGTATGCGTTTTGCAGTCACGTCGTGATTACAGGTACAGTTGCGTGCACGGATGCatgcatgcgtgcacacacacgaAGCACACGCACCCATagccagctttaaaaaaaaaaaaaaaaaaaagaaaaactatttgcaTCCCAAGGTGCTATTGCCACAGGTagtgctgtgctggctgctcGGTAGCAGGGTGAATCGTGTTGCTAAAGGGATGTCAGAGCCCCGACGGTCACCGCGGtgcagccggggcagggctggactGCGGCACTGCGCGGGGGGGGCAGGTGGCCGCCCAAACCCACCGCCAAAGCCAACGCTTGAAACACTTGTGCCATTGCCTTCAGCTGGGCTGCTTCTGTCCGAGCGGCAGAAAAGGGGGCTGTGCCTGAAAATACCACCTTAAACTGGGCTGCGCTTGAAGGAGAATGACACAGGCAGTACGGTGTCATTTTTCTTTACCGGCCTAATAGCCCCCAGCTGTaataactgaaaaagtaaaaacaaataaaccctttTTATTTCCACTCAAGATTATTCGagtaatttttattgaaaatataagATCTACAAAGCCATGGATACCCAGCGTGGAAGAACTCATTAAGTTAGCACAttcatctttaaaaggaaaatttcaggTCGACCTAAGGTACAATAATGTTCAATTTAAAATCTCGTTTTTCCTTCTGTAAGTTTCAAATCTCTTTTCATTAGGAGGTTCTGTGCAAGAGCTGCTTGTCATGAAAGGAAACACTTTACAATTCATGAGTGTGTTCATTATATAATAAATGAACAGCAACAATAtactagcctttttttttttcctgttaacagTCGTGTGTTAaagtaaactctttttttttttttttccacgattTGGAAATTAGTTACATATGCACCAAAGGAGCTAGTCATTTCTGCTGCTTGTCAGCTACACACAATGAGTATATTGCTGTGTGCTTTCCCCAACAATGAGGATTTTAGTAATATGCAAGGTGTATAGAACATAATACCAAAACCTGCATCACAGAAAAGGTTAATTGTTTTCTTATTCAGCTGCCAGAGTTTATAACCTTAGGCCCCTCCCCAGAGCCAAAGTAGGGGTGGCCGTCCATTAGGTTATGTAAATTAAACATACACGTTTTCCTTGTTGGCAAGTTCCAAGCAGTAAGCGAGAGTGCAAACAAGGATCTGTAAGCTGCCACAAAATGTATTCATATTTCTACTCCGTGTTGTAAGAGCCAAAGGGAGGACACGTATGTCAGATGTTGAAAGAACAACTGAATCTTTGTTTTTGATCATTATGGTCAGTCTGTCATGAGGTCTTGTATCTGAATGCTAAAAATGGCACCACACTTGGACATCCCATAGCCTTACACAGTACGTTTGTGTTTCCCTAGCCACTGAGCGCTGGTCTCACAGAGACCCTGACTTCTTTATAAGGTAACAAAATATAGATTCGGGTGCTGAAGAATCCAAGGGAGGGCTTTATACAAAGACAATTAACCCTCGCACCAAAACCTAATTTCATGATTTTACTTAAAGCCACACTGAATCAGTTGTGAGAGGGTGGAGATATAAATACACCTCTCTGCTTCATCGGTAAGGAGGTGGACAACTGACCATTTGAACAGAGGGTCTTGAAACAAAGCTTAGTTGTCCTTTAAACAATGAAAAGGAGAGGCATACATAAATGGTCACCAAGGCACAATATGACAAAGGTGAAGAGTCCCTGAGACTCTGGTCTGGGTCTGTACCATTCCCCTCCCTATACAAGTAAATGAGAACATTTAGGAAAATATAATACAAAATCTCTTACAGGAAATATAGACTACACTTGCTAAAATCACTTCCCTAAAAGTGtttatagcttttttcttttttttcttttttcttttttttttttcttctttttatttttttaaaagaccttcTTTAAACAGATAATGCAAAGACTGGTCCATTTTTTTCTTACCCGGCAAGCCAAGCTCTAATGACTTCACTAAGCAGAAGTTGTATTAAAATACATCTTCATAGTATTGCTACAATTTGGGTAAATATGTTCTGAACAGCTTGATGAGTACTAAATAAACTTTGCTGTTTTACagcatacattttaaattttttgcacttttttaagaatagaaaatgcaattatagtgtgcaaaagaaaaaaaagattaattatctTCTAGCTGAATACTGTAATTTTAAGCCATGCCTTCCATAAAAATGTATTGACATGTGtaaatagaagaaaggaaaaaaaacatacaagCAAACAGAGACTTCATTTCCTTGCAAGGAAAGATTAACTATCACAAACTGGATCACTTGAGTTCCGTATTCTtcagacaaagaaatgaaaaaaaaaaaaaaaccaaccaaaaaacccccactgaaATGCTTCAAATGTCATCCATTCCACGGTAACAGGTTAAAACTGCAGTGTTGCTTTCTACTACTCCCGTTAACATGGATAGAACAATTTGCTGCTGGTTGGATACTgaatacaaaaaagcaaaagaaagttgAGATCATCCCACATGAAGTCATTATTAGAGCTGGCTTTTCCCCCGTTTTGAAGTACAGTAGTGACTTGTATATATGACCTTTTATAAAGATCATCTGAGATTTGAAGATTTATCTGCCTGCTTCACCCAAACAACTGCTGAAAGAATTTATTCTAGAGAGCCTGCTATACAGCATTCAAaacgttttgggtttttttcatgaaaaaataccacaaaaagtAGTTTTAGGTTTTTGTATCTCCAAATCACTAACACATTCTAGATTCCATCTATTCTTCCATGTTTGAAAATGGTTTCTGCAAAATCAAAATAACTGTCAAACTCCCTTACGCCATGCTTCCAACAGTTTGAATTTAATACTTCTTGAATGGAATGACATAATTTATTGTCTTTAATTTGCAGTATGGCTACATCAAGCTAGCTTTAAGTCACAACTGTACCTAACCACAGTTCTCTGCAGCAAACCCATGATTTACAATATCTAATATTGTGGTTACAGTGCAGGGAACCGTGGGTAAGAAACCTCCATGTCAGAGTACTGTTGTTGGGGTTTCCCGGAAGAGTGGCAGTTGACACCTCTGGAATATTCATATATAAGTGCTTCAGTCAGATGGTCCTGAGTTGAACGGGTAACTCAGGCACTATGAGAGCCTGGCATTCAGTCTGCGGGAATGTGTGTAACCTCCGTCACTCGAACCGCTTTGCAAACTGTAGTGGTCTTCAGCATCACTGGCACTTCCAATACTGTCCATTTCACCTGGAGTAAACTCCATTCCTTCAATGTCTACttctaaagaaaacataagaagGCACATTTTCAGAAAGGCAGCACTTGTAGCAAGGAATCACGGGCCAGTATTGCCTGTGTCAACCAACCTTCAGGTGAAACCTGAATCATACTTCATTTTCGgtaattaacaaaaaagaaacgGAACAGTAGTTCCTGAGGAAAGGATCATCTTGTCCACCTGAGAATTAAAATCCCTTCTGTCCTTATCCACATAAATATACTCCATGACATCAATACCAAATGCTGTCCCAGAACTGTTCCAACCTGTGCGTAGACActgatcttaaaaaaacccaaggctCAGAGGCCACGATACCGCAGCACCATTCATGGTAATTCCAACCTATACAGGTGTCGGCTAGTAGCAACCATGGTGTAGCCATCTGTCCACCAGTAACTGCAGCGTGACTGGCAACTCATCCCCCACACGCCCTGAGAAAGTCAGCCCGTGCGAGGGTTCAGGCACAGGAAAACTTCAAATGAGAAAACGAGAAATGGTGACAGGCAGCGTGAAGAGCTCTGTCTTAAATGAGAACCAAATGTAGAGACCACTTGGTGATCactacacagaaaatattttgaaatttcacaataaattatgtggaattaatttttttccacacaaatgAATTAAGaccaataagattttttttttcccaagaagaaaatattatgcCAGCCTTATCAATAATTAGACTAAAACTTTGGAACATTAAATGGTAATTGTTTGAAAAACTGGCAAAAACACATGCAgtataaatagctttaaaaatacatgcagcATTAATAGCTTCAAAATTGATTAGAAAAAAGACGTTTTtcaaagaatataaaaaagaCGCAGTAGTTCTTTATTCTGCAAGTTGCATAATGGAGCAattttgtctgggttttgttgAAAGCTTGATTTTAGTTCTAAGTAATGTTTTCTTGCTTCCctacttcccttttccttcctgctcctgcaACTCCCTTTGGGAAGCCCTCGTTCAATTACCTTGTTCAGAGTCAGTGGATATTGTTGATCCCATACTGTCAGTGCGGATACGCTCCATGCCCTGCACGGATAGCTGCTCCAATCTGCGTTTGAGGTAGCGGTGTTCCCGCTGTAATTGTTCTTTAATATTTAGAGCTTTTCGGTCCTGTTCTTCCAATTTCTTAAAGGGAGAGAAAGACAGTAAGCCGATAGTTTTTACTCATATTAAAACATTAGTAACTTAAGATCTTTTCATAAGCagtaattttaaagcaatttgaatactttaatgaatttaaaattaaaattaaattaaattcaatatgttaatttttttgttgctgttctacTGAGGTCAGTAAAATTTAAGCAGGCAAGGCCAGAGCTCAATTTGTTTCACAGTAAGATACATGGATACaggggggtaggaaaaaaaaaatcccttggagACTTTTGCCACTAGCAGACGTTCCTCAGCTAAGACCAAATTATTGTTGCCTTGGTGGTGGGGAATTTCTAAATCATTTTGTCAGGCAAAACTGGCATCATCTTTGATAACTAGAGCACAGCTCAGGTTTCAGTCAGAACGTTAACGCCTCTTGAGGGGAAATAAGAGACTTATCATCATAAAGGAACCATTGCGAGCCTCCGGAATGCTCTCCCTCCTATCACAGGCCATGGGAAGTTCTTACCATTTAAAAAGCTTCATTAACAATAAGCAGTATTAATCATATATAGTAGGAGGAATTTACTAACAATTATCtttattcttgcattttttttccttgaacttcTGCAGAGCAAATATGGTAATTCTGTGATAACCTCGTACAAAATCAGTGGTAGTAATCCAAAACTTCTCAGCAAACAGCCCGTGAAAGGATCCTTCCGCACATCTACCTAAAATCTCCCTTCTGCTTGAATAAAAGAAGGtattaattttggaaataaaaagaattcttCACACCCGGTAAAATGTGCTGCACTGTTGGTCCAAATATAATAACAGAAATAGTGTATTTTAAGATTTCAACTGAACCCTCTTCCAAATCACTGATAGCCATTTTAAAAATTGACTATAAGATTAGGGAAGAAAGTGTAATGAGTACGATGGGATCAAAAGCAGGAAGGGCACACAAATCAAAACAccttatattatttaaaaaaaataaatctaactgATAAAGTAAATTACAGGTTGTAGCAGTAAAATCACTTCTAAGACCCAATTTCTCTGTGAGCTGTGTTTAGACGACCACAGAGATTTAGGAGATGTGCAGGGAGTGAATACAGCTGCTCACGATTCCTCCCTATCGTCTGAGTGAACCTGTGCTTGCTTTTCTGAGGAGAGCAGGGTGGGACAGTGCACAGCAAACCACAAGCAAAACCATTTCAGAGATTTTGCTGTTCCAATGCCAGCCTGAAAGCAACAGTCTTTATCTTTGAAAAGAATAATTGACACTATTGAACTGAGCAGTTTCCTGGCTAAATGAAATCTAACTTCTGCAGCCTCGTTAAGCCCCCTCCCAGGCAATACGCTACGTAGATATGCATCATACGTGGATACACAATGTTATAATAAGAAAATGGGCTGGTACATCCATATACACAACAAACTGAATGTGCCCAATTGATcagatttccttttcctgtattttcctggCTGCAATCCCGAAGTCCAACAACTATTTTAGGAATGAACTCAGTGATTCATATCCAGGAGACTCAAAACTGTCCAACCTTTCAGGGCAAGTTTCAATATATGGGGGTGGGAAGGTGGGTGAGTATGAAAAGTTCAAAACTAATGACTGTACTAGAAATGGCAGGCAAGCATTGGCATGCCCTGGCAGTGCGGCGAGGAGGTAGCTGACCTGACGAAGAAAAGCAATTAAGTGGCAACCCAGTTAGGGTAGGTTCAGTTAAAATCTTGAAAAGAAAGCTAAACTTCAGTTTCAGGTTTCAGAAAATGAGTACCGTGCAGGATGGACTCGGAAAGAATCTGTtcctaggggttttttttatcagcaGCTGAAATGGTAACTACACGGCTAATCTCTCACACTTGCCACTTGTAAAAACAGTTTTGCAATTTGTATGCATAAGCCCATGATAGGGGGGCAGCCCGAGACAAAAACCACATGCAGTGCCTTTCACGCATGTTAGCCCGAATTATAAACAAGAGGCCAAAATCTCAAATGGTAAAAACAGGGGTTGCCCAGCTGGAGTAAATGTGCTTACAAGAGCTGAAGAAGTAGCTCAGTAAACTTGTTCATAAGAATGGTTTTGCTTAAATTGATCTCTATTTCTTCATACGAATTACAGCCATTTTTGCAACTGAATCTTAATGCTGTACAACAGCAGGCTGTTCTCCAAATTATTCCAAGATTACTGTCAGTGTTCAGCCTCTCCTGACACTTTTCTTGACCTGTTTCCCTGTAACACTGAAAAAATTACAGTCCTGGacacagcagcagaaacctgTTAACTTTTACATTTGAATACTTGTTTGTCTTATTTCTGCATATAACCCTGTTCCCCTGAAAACTACGACAGTAAAAATGGGAGTGAAGGTGTCTTTGGAGAGAGGAGCCCTGAGGAATAATTCCCTTTGAATTACCTGTGCAAATGTATAATCTGTACTGCTGATACATCACAGGTGAGATTTGcagttggtttttgttttaaacttgttaCGCCCATGAAACATGCAAGGGGAGCGGCAACTAACAGGAGGCTGCATTTCATTTTTCGTTTCTTTCAAATGATTTTCAAATGCTTCAGGATCTGGTCATTAAGATGTGGGATGGGGATAAGACTTATTATTAGTTATAAACCCTTTGACTCCATTAGTTTTTTTGATCACGAATGGATCTGGCTTTTTATATTGAAATCAATGCAGTACAATGCTACTGCTACTCAGTCCttaaaaaatcaatatattaatCAAAGAACACCTTTGAtacatatgtattatttttttaaaaatacaatgtaaaCCCCTAGTAACTAAGCAGAAATCacaaaatcactgttttatatatGTGAGACTGCAGGGTaaatagcaaaacacaaaaccttGATACTGTGACTGAAATCCTTGCAACTAACGAAGGCCAATATATCCAGAAGATCAGACATATGGATACGGATTTTGTGTAAAAATTAGTTTCCTCTCTATGGATACACATTCTGGAAgattctgctttaaaagaaataaaaatacagattaatgtTTTTACCTTAATATGCATCTTAGCTCTTTTCAACAGACTTAGAGTGGTGTGTCTGGTGCTGTCCGGCCCGAGAGGCACAAGCTGTTTTAGCTGTTCCAAATATAGCCGGAGTTTAGCCCgcctgaaattattaaaaatgaagagcGTTGTAGTAAAATTGCACCCGAACAGCATATCCTATATGCAAACACCATCTGTTTGCAGGATCTCTGTGCAGAATTTGATTCAACGGtggcttcctttcccctccctttggCAAATTTTCAGACCAAAAGGTCACTTGAAATGCAGTAACACTGCTTGGCACATTCTGATAGTAGTTTCATACCTATATTTCAAAGCAGTTTGCTCAGTGTGGTTAGTTAACAAAGGGGGAGTACGCTCAGAGATCTGAGAAATCCAGGGTAAGGCCCCACACTGAATTCACGACTGGGTAAGGAAGAAAAACCGGGACTTCGCTCCAACCCAGTGATTTTTGCAGGCAGAGATGGAGccgtgggagggagcagggaggctgcagacCCTGattcctctctctctgccccatTTTAGCCCTGCCTGATGTGATAGACTCGCTCCTGCGACACAAGGCAAGGGCATCCCTGCAGCTCTACGCAGCTCCGAGCTGCTTCCAGCCATGGGTTATCAAGAGGAAGGTCCTgatcccccttctcctcccatctACTGACCCACAGTCCCCCTGAGAAGGAGACGTTCCTCGTCTCACCATACAGTCAGGACAACTTTTGTTATTAGCACACAAGAGAAAATACTTCCAGCCATATTGGGTCCTGCTTTCTCCGTTACTCCTTTGCAAGTGTCACTACTGCTGCTGTCAACAATCTCTCCTGTACTAATGACATTAAATCCATCAGTAAAAAGAGGATAAACAAAGTGGTATTTCTACAGATACTTTTTTCCAAACTTTGTCTGTCTTTGAGAAAGAAGCTGGCAATACTGTAGTCCATGAAACAGTTGCTTCATCTATCCCAAACAAGGCAGTGGCAAACCAAAGAACAGCGTGTTGAGTGTGTTTCTAGAGCCAAATCTAACAGTAAATCTCTCCTGGTTTTAACGCACGATTCTCAAACAGGAATCCATAGAAAGTCACctttcagttttgtaatgggATAGAAATAGATGCGGAAGCGCTTACATGAGCAACATCTCCGCTGTCTTCCTTTCTGCCAGCCTGTTACACGTTGAACAAAGCCATGACCTGGAGCACGCCGACACCCCCCACAAAGCAGGAGCGCTAAGTGAAGCGGATCACAAGTGTGAGATGAATAATCATCTTTTTCAAATCTGCTCCATGCTGCACAGAGGAAACAAACTTTGCAGGAAATTTAACGCTTCTGGTCAAGAGTGAAGGAACTTTCTTTTGAACGATCAGTTCAGAACCAGAATTCAGCATCAGTGTTGGAAATGCAGCCGAAGAGGATTTAATATGCACCAAATCACAAATTACACATGTGTAATTGGCATGATTACTGTAATGTGAAAACAGCCTCAgaattaatggggaaaaaaacccaaagcaaaataaaaatctaattaaaatacaGTACTATAATGACTACACACTCACATGTTTAGTTCTGGCGGCCTATAAATCAGCCATTATTAGCTAGGAATTCAAAGAGTATTTCtataaaatttttaattcttttttcaagCCACTTAGGAAAAATTGGTGAAAATGTGATTCTCAAGAGAAAACTGATGACAGAGTCCTTGTTTAGGCCTGgggtttcttttaaatacaaggcTCTAAACATAACTATCtatatgcttttatttaaatggCAGCAACAAAGATTGGGGTAACTATTCACAAAAATATCCC comes from the Chroicocephalus ridibundus chromosome 5, bChrRid1.1, whole genome shotgun sequence genome and includes:
- the MXD4 gene encoding max dimerization protein 4 isoform X2; the encoded protein is MELNSLLILLEAAEYLERRDRAEHGYASVLPFDSDYSRKKTKAGTMARKSQNNRSSHNELEKHRRAKLRLYLEQLKQLVPLGPDSTRHTTLSLLKRAKMHIKKLEEQDRKALNIKEQLQREHRYLKRRLEQLSVQGMERIRTDSMGSTISTDSEQEVDIEGMEFTPGEMDSIGSASDAEDHYSLQSGSSDGGYTHSRRLNARLS
- the MXD4 gene encoding max dimerization protein 4 isoform X1; protein product: MELNSLLILLEAAEYLERRDREAEHGYASVLPFDSDYSRKKTKAGTMARKSQNNRSSHNELEKHRRAKLRLYLEQLKQLVPLGPDSTRHTTLSLLKRAKMHIKKLEEQDRKALNIKEQLQREHRYLKRRLEQLSVQGMERIRTDSMGSTISTDSEQEVDIEGMEFTPGEMDSIGSASDAEDHYSLQSGSSDGGYTHSRRLNARLS